DNA sequence from the Bombus vancouverensis nearcticus chromosome 8, iyBomVanc1_principal, whole genome shotgun sequence genome:
GCGCAAAGATTTATAGATAGTTCAAGTTAAAGATATTTATATTCCTGTAAAATCGAAAGCCTTCATAAtccaaattattattaaagCACAGACATGTTCTTATGGTTTTTGTCCGATAAATTAATACGAagagaatgtaataataattttgataAAAGCATTTGTCTTCCATTTcggattatttattaaatatataacgtATGGATGTCGTTGCGAAAAAAGAAATGCTGTCTTTCAAAACGATAAGattatcgatatattttttaattccgCCTATTAACCAAGCACTTTTGCTGAATATATTGGGTAAGGCAAGATCTATAGATTTTAGGTCAAACGATGCCTTTTTAATTCAGTGGCAATCCGGTTTGTACGATTTCGCGTTATCACGAAGTAGAAATCGCTCGAAGATGATGGTCGGAGTCACTTTAAATTATACGAcaagatatttttacatttgtgtCGTATTTTTATCCAGACACGTTTTCGATACTCGTCTTCGATCGTCTAAAGTCGTTTAAAACGAGATACGCCGTTCGATTTGAAACCACCATCTCTAAGCCTTCTGGACAAATCGTGAAATTTGTTTTCATACTTCTCTCAAGTTATTTCGATTGTTTAGGTCATGGATTTTTCACGATGAGTATAATGAAATGTACGATGGCGAATATGTaatctattatttataattatgtaCATGGTTGATCATATCTAATCGCAagctactatatatatatatgtataatttctgaaatttaaatttcttaatcttactaacaaataaaatattaaataaacgaATATCATTAGCATTATTTAAACTTTACCACGAGAATTTATCTATGTATACACGTgtgtatacataatatatacatgttaattgttaataattattagCTTGGTTCTCATTGATTGTAATACATAggaatattaatatcttttaagTTAAATTACGACATGGCGTATATTGAAAGCCTTCGATTAATATGTCAATCAAATTTAGTACGTAccatatatatagtatatatatagtatagtataatatagtatagttgattaattattattttaccgGCGTTAATACCCTGTGGATCTCTCGAAGCGTCGACTGCAACGATTTCACCGAACATAACGATCTTGTTGTCACAACTACGTCTACATATCCAGTGGGTATCTCTTTCAAACAGCTACCATCGCCAACTATTAGTCGTTCGATAATGATATGAGAGAATTGCCAGGAACGATTCCCGTTTATCAAATATTCTGGTAGTTTTAGATTTCGGTCGACTCCGATCAAGTGCGTACTGTCCGagtaaaattgtatattttcacCTGTAACATTTAAACTTAATGCATGTATATCCACGTTACTTTGATgcttatttttataaaacagaATTGCGTAGATATGTGTATAATATCTTAGAGGAATAATCTAATCAACTTTAACTTTGGTATAGTTGAGTCATGTTACGTTCATACCTATGCATACTGAATTATACAACAAGAAACGAATTAACCTAAAGCGATAACGTGATCCTATCAGCTGCCGAATATTAATCGTCGATGGTCTTTTGCATTTTGCTAGGACATTCGGAAATACATATTGTGACATTTGAATAAAGAGAGTAAATATTAAGGCAGACACGATTTTCACAGAAACTTTTGTATCGGTATTTTGTATCGTTTAACAATAAAAGCGTCTAACAAAAAAATACCGTTGCATTTCAATGTTACTGATAAAAGAGTTTCCTGTCGCAAATTATACTTGTGTAATTTATGACTACAGCTATACTATGTGACATAATCAACGCTCATCAAAACATTTGTAGGATACAAGTTCTACGATTGTAATGtcattaaatattcaatatattaatatagaaATAACATAAGACGATATTGTCTATCCTCTGTGAAAAGATACAGTTACTTCGTAACATCAAGTATATTGTAATTTTGTCCTGCTTTACGTTCATATCGTGTATCGAAGAAGTGTGGTTTATGTgtgtttttattcatttttaaattacatattaGATTTATATCTAAtcttttttattcaaaattaattttatcgccttttatcgaattatttttTGCAAGTCATTTTTGGTTATTTAAAATCtccttttttaaatataattaattcctTTATTTAAGTTTGCTATAGAGAATCAATTAGGTCTCGATTTATTCCCAATATTTCGAGAGCGAAATTAGCATAAGATCGTATCACGTATGTATGCATATACAggttggttggtaactggtggtacaagcggaaagggggtgattctacgcgaaaaaagaagtcgaaaatatagaataaaagtttttcgttcgaggctttgttttcgagaaaatcgactttgaattttcgctcggtacgcgtgcgataTAACGgattataacggatctcacgttgtctcgatgaaaaaattaaaaaaaaaaaaaaattaagctaGTCatcttttctatttatttagcAAGTTACTAACttgaagtcgaaaatatagaataaaaattttttgtttttttaatttttccatcgagacgacgatctacagtgagatccgttataacgtaccgcacgcgtaccgagcgaaagttcaaagtcgattttctcgaaaacaaagcctcgaacgaacaatctttattctatattttcgacttcttttttcgcgtagaatcaccccctttccgcttgtaccatcagttaccaaccaccctgtatgtacGTTTGCTTATAGCGAAGTAACAGAAGTGCGCTTTCGATACAACGGATAAAGCTTAGACAGCGCGTATATGGAAGAATAagaattatatcgaataacgaagTATCTTTGTctcttataatttataatttatatttaacggTACAATGATACATAGATGCAAAGTCGTCGAAATAATACGTATACTCCTTATCATTGTATTACTCGTTACCATTTCTGCTGCATACAACGATCGTTTATCGCACGAAATTATAATTAGTAATACGCTTTTAATACGcgatttattattcaaatatttttgttcttCCTTTTATTATCTTAAATTTGACCCACTTGCGAGGAACAATATCTTCAAGTCTTTACGCTTAATGCTTGATGTTTAATATCGACGCTCGATGCTCGTAGTGtatattcatttaattattctaaGTCGTAAATATCGTAATGTAGCTGTGTTACATACGTATCCAAAATATCACGGATAATACGAGCGGTATAAAGACAAAAATTCCAAACAACTTTCCAACTGTCCGTTTGCATTTTTGGAAGGAAAAATTGAAACGAGTTCTGTATGTGTTACGATATAAACCGCTggcataaataaaaaataattgctcGAGGAGTAAGTCTTCTCTACTTTCGGTAAGATTTAAACGTACCACGATTAAAGACGTCgtttaatttcaataattcatccggtaataataaattaatatctttaatattaagCTCAATTTCGTAAACAGGAATAGAAAGTTAATCACGGAAAAATCTCAGTGTATTATCGCGTACCAATTAATCACGAGGCAAAATACGTATTTAAGTAGGATCTCGGTTGAACATTACGATATTAACCGTTAATAATGTACGTACATGGAATGCACACCCGTTTTAACGCCAATCTCAAGCAGACGTATGCAACCCATGGATCGTAATACTTTGTCGCTTGAAACAATGTACTGTAACGACTTGAATAAATGCTTCTTATAAGGTACCATGAGTTCGGCACACTCCACTTCGAATCCGGTTAAGTGAACCTTGTAAACGTACTGTCTCAAATTTGGCCATTTTCGCAATATCGAAATCACCATGGTAAGAAAAATAAGCATTAACAATCCATAACTTGTAATCACGTCGCGCATCCACAAATCCTTACTGCTCATCTTTTGTTCTTTGTGGCCTACACTCGTGGAAAACTTCTTAAATATTTTCGTAACGTGTATCTTGCTGACTGAACCAACCGACTAAGTAAGAAGACCGAGCGGCGACACTTTCTAAGTTTCAATGATCGGCTTTGCTTGTTTCGCGCTTCTTATGTAAACCTCTTGCACTGATTTCGAATATGTTTTATAAGACATGCGAGTGTACATTAGTAGGCGAGTACACTTTAACACGGCCAGTGTTCGCTGAAACGAATATTGTTGGCTAATCATACACGATAAGATAAGTATTACTGCCATATTTTCTGAATGAGTACTACTTCATTATAATAAGTTCTATTTTAAAGAACGTAGTTAACCGGTCATTAGATTTTGCACTAAATAATACCAACATTCCTACGCATACATGacaaacaattattattatatcagcTTTAGGAAAATATTCTCTGCTTTCCATTTTATTTGTACTATTTCGTTGGCTCAAATCTACACGGTACGCTGTTTAGTGTTCTTTGATGCGTTTACAACGTTAACGTGTAATTTATACGAAACaaaatagacaaactcgaagatggtaatCCGCTGAGGGTAAGCCACCCACATGTTGTTTGgcaattaagctagaaaaatttaccgaatattcagctggacaaattgtaaagtacaaattaaatgataataataaaaagaaatttaatttatattctatagTTACGCATAGATTGCTGCTACATGTTTCGAAATGTGCATAATGTGCACGATGAAAAAAGATCGCCACGAAGGTTATTTCAATATCGTCGATATCTTTTTGCATGTTATTATCAAGCTCTTGTAATATAATGTGACGTTGTACACGGTATCAAGAGCAGTTCAATAACCTATGACACGATGACTTTGAAACGATCcgagaaaaaagtaaaaattggAACGATGCGAAAATAATAAAGCAAGAGGAGGATAATGAATCGGTTGTCCGTGTTTGAATCGCATCGTTCCGTAAGCTCGAAATTCTATCGATATCGGCCAGAAACTAACGCAAATTTTCTAATTACTAGTAATACGTCTTCTATCCGAGACACGATTTCTAACAGAAGAATAATCAACGTGCCTTTAAATTCAAACGATTCAAATAAAGTTTCTGCTATATGCGATAGATCATTGttgtatatttttgaaaaaaacgCAGACTTTAGACTTCGGTCTATTGTTTTCGATTATAGGCGCACAAAATTCGCCGCACTTTGATAAACTTgggaataaataaacaaatgtatatgtatattcgcCATACGGTTCGCTGTGAAAAATCGGAGAGAAGACGGGAGAAGGAAAAGGGGAGGAGGAGgatgaggaggaggaggaagaagaggagaaagaacGCGTGTGCTGAAAATTTTACGGAAGAGAACACGATTCGGCTGGTAGAAGAAGAGGGAGAACAATAGTCTCACGTTTTCGAAATGCGAGAAAGAGCGTACAAGTTAACAAAGGGGAAACAGCCAGCGGGCAAAAAGAAAAACGTTCGAAACGAACATATCGGCGCTAGGGGAGCATGATTCTTTGTCACTCGAGTTTTAAGAGTGACCACAAACAAAACGGGTTCGATCAATTTGGTCCCTCGAGCGAGTGCGTGCATTCGTTTGCCTCTTGCTCGTGCTCTTACGCGTACGTACACGCACCATACATATATCTTTGCGTTTCACATGCACGAAACTCGAAATTCGTTCGATTCAGAAGCATTTCGCCAGCTCCAGAGAGGCGTTTTGTTGTTGGCACTGGGGCGGAGAGGAGGCCGACCGTTTTCGTAATGGCTCGTTGATTCCAGAGAATCGCCGTAAAAAATCATACATACATCTTCCCTTCTTCGTTCTTCGTCGgcgtttttattttctcttaCTACGTGCTCGTCGTGGCTCGCTCTGTTCCTCGACGTTTCACTTCGAAAGAGTTCAGCTATATCGGGTCAAGATACATTCGACATCTCAAGGACGTTTTCAATCGTATTTTGCAGATCCTTTGGAGATCTTGAGAAAATACAGCAATCGACAACACCATATTTATCTACGACGATAAAATCATATTTATTTGATCGTATTTTTACGGTCAAGATGATTACACGAAATTAAAGCAGGCAGACCGTGAGATAGAATTGTATACTATGCAACTAAGAGGCACGTAAGATGTCTCTTATACGTTGGAAATATCTTGGTTCGATATAATTGGTCGAACGATATTTTCACAGCGATAACTGCGATATTTTTACAGCGATAACTGAAAAATCGCGTTTTTTGAGTTGCGACACTTTCCGTGCAACGGTACGATACGCGCAAACATTAAATTTGTCTTATTTGGGTAGAAAAGTACACGTCCTTTTACTCGACGAACTAATTTTTTTTAGTTCGGTATTTAATTCGTCGTCTACTCGACTGGAAAGTTTCGGTATTTTTGTCCCCGCGTTCTTTTCATCCCGCTTTTTGTCATTCGAGAATGCCCGAAGGCTCGTCAGCAAATTTAAGTTGGACACGTACAAGCACGTGAACAGTTCTTCGAGTACTTGGACGGCTTATTGGTGAGCACGAAGCGAACGGCCTACCTATCTGTTTGATCTTTCGAgagtgaaaaatatttaaatgctGCCGTTGCTGTTTTATATTTTACCCACTTGCGCGCGTCACTCCGCTTCTCCTGACTTTCCCCTCGCAAACAAAGCCAGTATTTGATAAACTACCCGTCCACAATTTTCATGCAAAATACCTCGAAATGTTATCATTAAACGATACAAGACAATatccccttaacctacgatttacgttcgaaaaTTTTGccccgaaaacgtaaacaagctattatatattatacagggtggttggtaactagtggtacaagcggaaagggggtgattctacgcaaaaaaagaagtcgaaaatatagaataaacatttttcgtctgaggctttattttcgagaaaatcgactttgaatttttgttcggtacgcgtgcactttatcgcgtctcgttataacggacctcactgtagatcgttgtctcgatgaaaaaattaaaaaaaaaaaaattaagctaGTCatcttttccatttatttagCAAGTTGCTAACTTgaagtcgaagatatagaataaaaattttttgtttttttaatttttccatcgagacaacgatctacagtgagatccgttataacgtaccgcacgcgtaccgagcgaaagttcaaagtcgattttctcggaaacaaagccttaaacgaacaatttttattctatattttcgacttcttttttcgcgtagaatcaccccctttccgcctgtaccaccagttaccaaccaccctgtatattatatttgtccCGAACATCGTACTACGAGCTATGctcgtagttgtaggttaaggggatATGGAACGCTACTTGCTTATCATATCTTATTTACATCTTTCTACTAGCGAAAGATTATTTTCCAACGTTTCGTAAAATTCCATATCCTAATATTATAAACTATAACGTGAATTTACATACCTGCGACCGTAGCAAACAATTAATCAACGAACTAATAATTTGCATTAATACGAATACGAAGCATCGTTACCTGTAGTTAAAGTATATCTTAGTCGATGTTCCGACTCTTCTAGTTAGTCGTCGGTATCCCATTTGCATCCAAGCGCGGATTAATCCGCGCGCTGCGACTGTCTTCTATCgccatttttttttaaaataaataatttttactttcTTCCTCTGTTATAAAGGATGCAAGATGCGATGTCCACGAAGTAACATTGTCTACCAATCGGTTTAAACggtgaattttcgataaattcCACGAAGAATTCGGATGTCACCTACTGCACCTACGACCGACCGCGCGCGGTGACAGGGACCAGTCCTCTTAAGTAGGGCCATGATGCAAATGGGGTATATGTATGTA
Encoded proteins:
- the LOC117159644 gene encoding thiol S-methyltransferase TMT1A-like, which produces MSSKDLWMRDVITSYGLLMLIFLTMVISILRKWPNLRQYVYKVHLTGFEVECAELMVPYKKHLFKSLQYIVSSDKVLRSMGCIRLLEIGVKTGENIQFYSDSTHLIGVDRNLKLPEYLINGNRSWQFSHIIIERLIVGDGSCLKEIPTGYVDVVVTTRSLCSVKSLQSTLREIHRVLTPGGQYLFIEHVPENEGTFVRWLQKVLSQTKIWPSLFGGCHLDIDPIVNIKDVGFHHVTWDIFTLDGYVSHPFHLILSRQHILGVAIR